From the Papaver somniferum cultivar HN1 chromosome 2, ASM357369v1, whole genome shotgun sequence genome, the window ATATCGGTTCATTCCTAGCACAAAATTTCACAAGAtcaattttttatgattttcaatCTGCTGCtcaaaaaattattatgggttaGGAGAACACGACTTACCTGATCATTTAGATGGAGAGAAGGAACAGATAGCAAGCCTGTTgtaatcaaagaagaagaagaagccatggAAACAACCCTTCGAGAAAAAAGAAACAACCGATTTGAGAGCACAGGAGAAAAAGAAATGTTTACTCTCAGGAGATAAATGATAACCACTGACTACTTGATTAAAAGTACGCGAACGATTGAGAAACAACTCTACCGTTTGTTTGTGTGTCAAATGTCATAGTCAATAGTGTTTGGTTTTTCTAATTATTCTGATATATCTGATTCGAGGTCTGACTCCGCTCATACAAGCTCGGAGCTTTCTAAACCAGGTATCATTTTCTTGGATACATATCTGACTGGATATAAAAGCTTTTTGATAACTCTAGTACTCATCATTTTAGAATCTCGAGTCAGGTTCAGACAAACACCTTGTTTGTTTTGGGTCTAATTCATAATCTCAAACTGACTCGTGTCGAGTCAGActgtttgttttttcatttttcggATGTCTAACTCGGAATTGTTTGAGTCAGGCACAGGTATCATTTTGTGCATGAATAGCTGAGCGCATGTCTGCCCGCATTCAAAACGTTTTTATAACTTTACTAATTACAAATTTTTGAGTCAGAAATAATGAGTCAGTTTCAGATGTAATGAGTCAGAACTAGACGAGTCAACTGATTCAGAACTAAACAAACAACCTGAAAGTCAGTAACAACAGCAAAAAAAAACCCTGTAAATCTTCTCCTCCCACCAGGAGAAGTGAAGAGTAAGCGGCTAGATTTGCTGCACTGGTGAAATTCCAGTAGGTGGTTCAAAAGAACTATTGGCTCTTGATAGGTCGCCAAAATCTGTACCTCGGTTAAACAACCACAGCACGAATTTGCTAATTTACTATATTGTCATGATGGAAGCATAGAACAGAGGAAATCAGAATGACGCCATGATATACAAACAACACCATTGTTCCATAGATATCTTACAGTAATTATCACACAATAAAAACTACTCAGACCAACCTTTTACTTGCGTAGTTATCACAATGGAAGCTTTAGGGATAGGGTAAAACAAGGGTGTACATAATCGACTATCCAAGCGTATCAGCAAATGAAAATTCTGTAATCATCAGCAACTTTGGTTCCAACATTCAAGTAGTTGACATCAACGACATTGTCTCCCAGATCCTCTGGttataaaaaaacaaacaaaattaagataaaataaaataaaatcaattcaatcaatttcCTAATCCAACATACCCCTGTTAGAATCTCAATAGGATTGAAAGCAAGCTAAATTGCACAAATAACACAGTCAAATGCTGACCTTCGTAGATTGTTCTGACGATATGGGCATATTCTGGAATGAGATCTTCGTAAATGATTCCTCCTGGATGGGCATCAAGGACCACCAGCACTCCTATAAATAGGAAAACAGATTAACTAACACTGCAATTCAGGACGGTTTCTGTGCTTTAGCCAAATTATATCATCAAAAGTACTTATTGAACGGGGAGTTTCTACCGTTCCCTCTGCATTTTGCACACATGAAAAGGGTTAAATTTCATCTAATGTTCAAGTTTCTGTGATTCCCTACACACGAATAAGTGCAACTCAAACAATTACTTCGAAATTGTTTGTACTTTTTAGCTTGGGTGATGCTCGTTGGTCACCTTAGAGCGGGTTGAATGTAGTTAGTATGTCATAGACAACAATATCCACCCTCATCTTGTGGGAAATTTAGCTTGGATAATAGTAATACTCATTAATTACTGTTAACCGGGTTAAGAAACTACTTCTTTATGGATCTAGTGGCAGTGTGGAACAATATGCTTGGGGTTAACTTGAATACGGTTCGGAGACTTACCAGGCGCCAACCAATCTTTGGAGGAAGTACTTGGCAGTGGTGCAAGCCAAAGGATATTCCTAAAATTCATTGATTCATCGTACTCCATATTAGATCCTGAGGTGGAAAACCAAAATAACAAGGTTAGCACAATTTAGCAGCAACACAAACATTAGAAAGTCCAAGATGAAATACATAAGAAAGACACCATTCGTGAACGTAAGCTGATTCTTTAGCTAACTCACCTTTTTGACAATAGCCCATGTTGTAAGGAAACACCTTATTCAATGCTGGGTACTCTTTGGCATGAAATCTGGCAATATCAGTAAGCACCATGTTAAAATCAGATTTTTTCCATATACCTATCATTTGCAGTAGAGAGAATCCAACATCGTAGTCAGTGAAAAAAGCATTTCTGATACATGCAGAGTCGCACAAGAATATAAGGTTGAGCAAACTCGAAACCCTCATTGGATGTCATTTGAGTAAAGGTTTGCTAGCAGAAGCCAGGTCAAATCAAATGAAAGACCCGTATAAGGGAAAAGACTACCAGCTCTCAATTAGCTTCCACTAAATTGATCATTCACAAACCCGTAAAAAGCAGGGAACATTGGATTCAATTTTTGGCAACGCTCATAACTACTATGTATTGGCAACCCTCAGAACTACTACTACTTATGGTCATTCTAAAGAATACATGTACACTGCAATCAACTGAATTCTCCTAATCATTCATTAGCATAACTATATTCATTGAGGACGGACAAAATCAGTATACTCACAAGATACCAAGCCTTCCAGAATTGGTTGCAAGAATGAGATGTCCATGAAATAAATCAAAACGGTTTAAAGATGCATTAAATCCCACCTCCGGACCACGAGAAGCAATAAGCTCGAACAAAAACGCAAAGTACTTATTTATCTCCTGCACATAATTACAAATGTAGCTATCTAAATTCAAAAGTACAATGCCATGATAGATAGGGTATAAATGTAACCAAACACCAAAACCACCATTCCAAACCTCGGCTACAAAGAGTCTCCCATATGGAGTTCGCGTAAGTTCACATCGACATTCTTTCGATCCTTCCACATCAGGTACCTATATACAACTCTAAGATAATACATTTCAGTAATCAATTTCTGTAATTAAGCTCAACCGAGTCATCCGAGTTAACTCGAGCGAGTCAACTCGgcttgaagaaattgaaagacttACAGGGATAATTGTTGGATCAAGGGCACGATGAATACATCCAGGATCTCCACCAGAATCAACTGCAAGACGAGCTAGTTCCAAGATTGAATCGGGTGGTGACCAAATAAGCTCGTTTTCAATTGCAACTCTTCTTCCTTGACTCTTTCCAGAATCCCATAAACTGAATCgatcatcatcatgatcaaggtGTCTCCTCTGTTGAATTGGAGAAAAGGGTACAAGAAATTTCAAACAATTCTGAAACTTTCTGGCTTTTTCATTGGTAATTGTGGAAGCTTGTTGTTTACTTCCCAGTAGTGAAACTAAATCTACTGCACATTGTTtacgagatgaagatgatgaaatcaatgggtttttagagaagattgatgatgatgaagtggaAATTGTGTGTGAGAGTGAGATTACTAGCATGAGTTTCAAATACAGAGAAGAAGGATTTCCCATCTGTTTCTATTCTTTCTCTAATTCGTGGAGGGAGAGAGGTTCTGATCCGGGTATTAGTTGGTTGGGCTCGATAAATTGAATTTTAAGCTTGGGCCTACATGAGAGCCATGGACACGATAATAGGACACGGGGACACCGCAAAGAGACGGCTAATAGTGCAAGAAAACAGCTACTCTCTTATTTGTGTGGATATTTTCACCTTCCGAACGAAAATGAaaaagcaaaaatatcactttttataAGGCAGATGCAGTAACAAATCAATTTCTAAGAATCTGGTTGTCTACGTTGATGTTTTGTGATGAAGGTGGTGCAAGGTTTTTTAAATGAGTGAAGATAAGAAGGCCCTTTAAGGGATCCAGGAGCAAGAAAACTTgtttgaaagaaaataaatattGAAAACTTCCCAACACACAAAGAAGGAAGAGCTGTTGACGACCCATGAGTGCACAAAGGAGGGAAGGCTGTAGACTCTTTGGTGAATAAAGGAGCTTGGTGGATAAAATTTTCTCAACAAACCGAGAAATTGAGCTTGTGAC encodes:
- the LOC113347749 gene encoding uncharacterized protein LOC113347749, coding for MGNPSSLYLKLMLVISLSHTISTSSSSIFSKNPLISSSSSRKQCAVDLVSLLGSKQQASTITNEKARKFQNCLKFLVPFSPIQQRRHLDHDDDRFSLWDSGKSQGRRVAIENELIWSPPDSILELARLAVDSGGDPGCIHRALDPTIIPVPDVEGSKECRCELTRTPYGRLFVAEEINKYFAFLFELIASRGPEVGFNASLNRFDLFHGHLILATNSGRLGILFHAKEYPALNKVFPYNMGYCQKGSNMEYDESMNFRNILWLAPLPSTSSKDWLAPGVLVVLDAHPGGIIYEDLIPEYAHIVRTIYEEDLGDNVVDVNYLNVGTKVADDYRIFIC